Proteins encoded in a region of the Sphingopyxis sp. OAS728 genome:
- a CDS encoding DUF6894 family protein — translation MADTYPPRSYYFHVRNDHGLIRDEEGQMVSPDKSIRQIAIEGARSVMAADVLEGFLDLSGQIEVADDRHATILTVRFDEAILMK, via the coding sequence ATGGCAGACACCTATCCCCCACGCAGCTATTATTTCCACGTTCGCAACGACCACGGCCTGATCCGCGACGAAGAGGGCCAGATGGTGTCGCCCGACAAGAGCATCCGCCAGATCGCCATCGAAGGCGCGCGGTCGGTGATGGCCGCCGATGTGCTCGAAGGCTTTCTGGACCTGTCGGGGCAGATCGAGGTTGCCGACGACCGGCACGCAACGATCCTGACCGTCCGCTTCGACGAAGCCATATTGATGAAATGA
- a CDS encoding DUF481 domain-containing protein → MTNLPRLAALCLPLALAVPSAHAQDAAESLQPNPLLVDPVLANPIPTALVPLDPELPIAVRAMIDAAFASGDNDDVEAVARFARRTNPGNIGEIDALLAYYRSEHPPETPPDPVGNMLAAAMASAKDADVEAVGKLAKETNPENAQEIEERLLAYRAERKRLRDEAAAAERAKLAAAKFWQNWKGEGQIGASQSSGNTESVGLSAGVALARKGIDWTHKFRAQADYQRTNGATSVERYLGELEPQYRINDRTFAYGLGRWEHDRILGYDTRWNLSGGLGYKVVDNKKMTLSLKGGPAFRQTDFVNGEEDTELTALAGLDFGWQLSPTLRLTQVASTIIGEANGSTSSQTALSAKLTGALSARIAYSAQIDTSPPPGIEKVDTQTRFTLVYGF, encoded by the coding sequence GTGACAAACCTCCCCCGACTGGCCGCGCTTTGCCTGCCGCTCGCTCTCGCCGTTCCGTCCGCGCATGCGCAGGACGCGGCAGAGTCGCTCCAGCCGAATCCCTTGCTTGTCGACCCGGTGCTGGCCAATCCGATCCCGACAGCGCTTGTCCCGCTCGATCCCGAGCTGCCCATCGCGGTGCGCGCGATGATCGACGCCGCCTTCGCGAGCGGCGACAATGACGATGTCGAGGCGGTGGCGAGGTTCGCGCGGCGGACCAACCCGGGCAATATCGGCGAGATCGACGCGCTGCTCGCTTATTATCGCAGCGAGCATCCGCCGGAGACGCCGCCCGATCCGGTGGGCAATATGCTCGCCGCGGCGATGGCGAGTGCAAAGGATGCCGATGTCGAAGCGGTCGGCAAGCTGGCGAAGGAAACCAACCCCGAAAACGCGCAGGAGATCGAGGAACGTCTCCTCGCCTATCGCGCCGAACGCAAGCGGCTGCGCGACGAGGCGGCGGCGGCCGAGCGCGCGAAACTGGCGGCGGCCAAATTCTGGCAGAATTGGAAGGGCGAGGGCCAGATCGGTGCGTCGCAGAGCAGCGGCAATACCGAATCCGTCGGGCTGAGCGCCGGCGTCGCGCTTGCGCGCAAGGGGATCGACTGGACGCACAAATTTCGCGCGCAGGCCGATTATCAGCGTACGAACGGTGCGACCTCGGTCGAACGATATCTGGGCGAATTGGAGCCGCAATACAGGATCAACGACCGGACCTTCGCCTATGGCCTTGGGCGCTGGGAACACGACCGGATTCTCGGTTACGACACGCGCTGGAACCTGTCGGGCGGGCTCGGCTACAAGGTGGTCGACAACAAGAAGATGACACTGAGCCTGAAAGGCGGCCCGGCGTTTCGCCAGACCGATTTCGTGAACGGCGAAGAAGACACCGAGCTGACCGCGCTCGCGGGGCTCGATTTCGGCTGGCAGCTATCGCCGACGCTGCGGCTGACGCAGGTCGCGTCGACGATCATCGGCGAGGCCAATGGATCGACCAGCTCGCAGACCGCGCTTAGCGCCAAGCTGACCGGCGCGCTGTCGGCGCGTATAGCCTATTCGGCGCAGATCGACACCAGCCCGCCGCCCGGGATCGAGAAGGTCGACACGCAGACGCGCTTTACGCTGGTCTACGGTTTTTAG
- a CDS encoding AMP-binding protein has protein sequence MDSRFSWSTDYRHPTAWDQEFAPLSLPDMLAASVARRGDAPMLDFLGRQFGYAEVARGAARVARGLQQRGIGKGSRVGLFLPNVPHYVAAYYGALAAGATVVNFSPLYTVTELEAQVEDSGTDTLFTISAAALLPTALQVLDGSSLKQLVVGSVAGGLPAAKSVLYRLFKRSEVAALPDDPRIIRFSALTDNDGQPDPVAIDAEKDIALIQYTGGTTGTPKGAKLTHQNLTANARQVNAIDPDHDAADRILGVLPFFHVFANTCVLNRTILNGGTITMLPRFDAKQALEAITRTKTTALPGVPTMYQALLDHPDLAKTDFSSLRICISGGAPMPGELREKFVAATGASLVEGYGLTESSGVVATNPYEGPVQPGTIGQPLPATHIRLLDKEDPSKDAPDGEPGELAVRGPQIMQGYWNRAEADKDSFTVDGWLRTGDVAVVEADGYIRIVDRLKDMIAVGGFKVYPSVIEAHLYEHPAVKEAIVLGVPDAYRGEAPKAFVTLEDGFQVSGEALAEWLNPQLGKHERVKAVEVRLNLPKTMIGKLDRKALRAEEEATAKA, from the coding sequence ATGGACAGCCGCTTTTCCTGGTCGACCGATTATCGCCACCCCACGGCATGGGACCAGGAGTTTGCGCCGCTGTCGTTGCCCGACATGCTTGCCGCCAGCGTCGCGCGGCGCGGCGATGCCCCGATGCTCGATTTCCTCGGCCGCCAGTTCGGCTATGCCGAGGTCGCGCGGGGCGCTGCGCGCGTCGCGAGGGGTCTACAACAACGCGGTATCGGCAAGGGCAGCCGCGTCGGCCTCTTCCTTCCCAACGTCCCCCATTATGTCGCGGCCTATTATGGTGCGCTCGCCGCGGGGGCGACGGTGGTCAATTTCTCGCCCCTCTATACCGTCACCGAACTGGAAGCGCAGGTCGAAGATTCGGGGACCGACACGCTGTTCACCATCAGTGCCGCGGCGCTGCTGCCTACCGCGCTCCAGGTGCTCGATGGGTCGAGCCTGAAGCAACTCGTCGTCGGGTCGGTCGCGGGCGGACTGCCCGCCGCCAAGTCGGTGCTCTACCGCCTGTTCAAGCGCAGCGAGGTTGCGGCATTGCCTGACGATCCGCGCATCATCCGCTTCTCGGCGCTCACCGACAATGACGGCCAGCCCGATCCGGTCGCGATCGACGCCGAAAAGGATATCGCGCTGATCCAGTACACCGGCGGCACGACGGGCACACCGAAGGGCGCGAAGCTGACGCACCAAAACCTCACCGCCAATGCGCGGCAGGTGAATGCGATCGACCCCGACCATGACGCGGCCGACCGCATCCTGGGCGTGCTCCCCTTCTTCCATGTCTTCGCGAACACCTGCGTGCTCAACCGCACGATCCTCAACGGCGGCACGATCACGATGCTGCCGCGTTTCGACGCGAAGCAGGCACTCGAGGCGATCACGCGGACAAAGACCACGGCGCTGCCCGGCGTGCCGACGATGTATCAGGCGCTGCTCGATCATCCCGACCTCGCGAAGACCGACTTCTCTTCGCTGCGCATCTGCATTTCGGGCGGCGCGCCGATGCCCGGCGAGCTGCGCGAGAAATTCGTCGCCGCGACCGGCGCGTCGCTCGTCGAAGGCTATGGCCTCACCGAAAGCTCGGGAGTCGTCGCGACCAACCCTTATGAAGGCCCGGTCCAGCCGGGCACCATCGGCCAGCCGCTTCCCGCGACGCACATCCGGCTGCTCGACAAGGAAGACCCGTCGAAGGACGCCCCCGACGGCGAGCCCGGCGAGCTCGCGGTCAGGGGGCCGCAGATCATGCAGGGCTATTGGAACCGGGCCGAAGCGGACAAGGACAGCTTCACCGTCGACGGCTGGCTGCGCACCGGCGACGTCGCAGTGGTCGAGGCGGACGGTTATATCCGCATCGTCGACCGGCTGAAGGACATGATCGCGGTCGGCGGCTTCAAAGTGTATCCGAGCGTGATCGAGGCGCATCTCTATGAACATCCGGCGGTGAAGGAGGCGATCGTCCTCGGCGTTCCCGACGCCTATCGCGGCGAGGCGCCCAAGGCATTCGTCACGCTCGAGGACGGGTTCCAGGTGAGCGGCGAGGCGCTGGCCGAGTGGCTCAACCCCCAGCTCGGCAAGCATGAGCGCGTGAAGGCGGTCGAGGTGCGGCTGAACCTGCCCAAGACGATGATCGGCAAGCTCGACCGCAAGGCTCTGCGCGCTGAGGAAGAAGCGACCGCCAAAGCCTAA
- a CDS encoding M20/M25/M40 family metallo-hydrolase, translated as MMDFRELNRLNRRDMLRGTAMLGAGAAFMQPLPLWAQSGSMADIRKAAEEGKDASIKRIRDWIALPSIAAENRSMAEGAAYMAELAKDAGFTNVEIVPTDGHPGVFGTIDVGAKRTLGIYFMYDVKQFDPAEWSSPPLEGKMVERPGFGQAIMGRGAVNQKGPEATFLAALHAIRAAGRKLPVNIVLVCEGEEEIGSPHFRQIATKPNILAALKKCEGIFIPFASQGKTGNVTVNLGSKGIIELELIASGEKWGRGPKGDVHSSLKAMVDSPAWRLVQALQTLVTPDGNKPAIEGWFENVRPLTDREKTLIREAAKAGDEAQQKAALGVTHWIDNLSYPDALTRLAQEPTVNIEGLVAGYTGPGGKTVLPGKAVAKLDLRLVPNQTRAEAEKKLRAHLDKHGFTDVEVNVSGGYDPTEVAEDSRLVRSELATYKKLGVATSINPRMAGSWPGSTFTAPPVSIPAAHYGIGHGSGAHAPDEYYLIDSTNPKVAGLVDATMGFAEFLYVLAAIK; from the coding sequence ATGATGGATTTCCGTGAGCTTAACCGACTGAATCGCCGCGACATGCTGCGCGGCACCGCGATGCTGGGCGCCGGCGCGGCGTTCATGCAGCCGCTGCCGCTGTGGGCGCAGTCGGGAAGCATGGCGGATATCCGCAAGGCGGCCGAAGAGGGCAAGGACGCGTCGATCAAGCGCATCCGCGATTGGATCGCGCTCCCCTCGATCGCCGCCGAGAACCGCAGCATGGCAGAGGGCGCCGCCTATATGGCCGAACTCGCCAAGGACGCGGGATTCACCAATGTCGAAATCGTGCCGACCGACGGCCATCCCGGCGTGTTCGGGACGATCGATGTCGGCGCCAAACGCACGCTCGGCATCTATTTCATGTACGACGTAAAACAGTTCGACCCCGCCGAATGGTCGTCGCCGCCGCTCGAGGGGAAGATGGTCGAGCGCCCCGGTTTCGGGCAGGCGATCATGGGTCGCGGCGCGGTGAACCAGAAGGGCCCCGAGGCGACCTTCCTCGCCGCGCTCCACGCGATCCGTGCCGCGGGCCGCAAGCTGCCGGTCAACATCGTGCTCGTGTGCGAGGGCGAGGAGGAAATCGGCTCGCCGCATTTCCGCCAGATCGCGACCAAGCCGAACATCCTCGCAGCGCTCAAGAAATGCGAAGGCATTTTCATCCCCTTCGCTTCGCAGGGCAAGACCGGCAATGTCACGGTCAACCTGGGGTCGAAGGGGATCATCGAACTCGAACTGATTGCGAGCGGCGAGAAATGGGGTCGCGGGCCGAAGGGCGACGTTCACTCCAGCCTGAAAGCGATGGTCGATTCGCCCGCCTGGCGGCTGGTGCAGGCGCTCCAGACGCTCGTCACTCCGGACGGCAATAAGCCCGCGATCGAGGGCTGGTTCGAAAATGTCCGCCCGCTCACCGACCGCGAAAAGACACTGATCCGCGAAGCCGCGAAGGCGGGCGACGAGGCGCAACAAAAGGCGGCGCTCGGTGTCACCCATTGGATCGACAATCTTTCCTACCCCGATGCACTCACCCGCCTCGCACAGGAACCGACGGTAAATATCGAGGGGCTCGTCGCAGGCTATACCGGCCCCGGCGGCAAGACGGTTCTGCCGGGCAAGGCGGTCGCCAAGCTCGACCTGCGCCTCGTCCCCAACCAGACGCGCGCCGAGGCCGAGAAGAAGCTCCGCGCACATCTCGACAAGCATGGCTTCACGGACGTCGAGGTGAATGTGTCGGGCGGCTACGACCCCACCGAGGTCGCCGAGGACAGCCGCCTCGTCCGCTCGGAACTGGCGACCTACAAGAAGCTCGGCGTCGCGACGAGCATCAACCCGCGGATGGCTGGGAGCTGGCCGGGCTCGACCTTCACCGCGCCGCCGGTGTCGATCCCCGCAGCGCATTACGGCATCGGTCACGGGTCGGGCGCGCACGCCCCCGACGAATATTATCTGATCGATTCGACCAATCCCAAGGTCGCGGGGCTCGTCGATGCGACTATGGGTTTTGCCGAGTTCCTCTATGTGCTGGCGGCGATCAAATAG
- a CDS encoding VOC family protein encodes MSDLNGVAHVILTAGDFARSTAFWRALIVYLELKVVLDSEQMLYGVGGRTAIGIRTGSPENAGKRFDQGAPGLHHACFRMRDRAAVDRVHAFLADRDDIRIVHDPQEEPWAPGYYSVLFEDPDGIRIEFNHVPGIGLLADGEQIGAANAFD; translated from the coding sequence ATGAGCGACCTGAACGGCGTCGCGCACGTCATTCTGACCGCCGGCGACTTCGCACGCTCGACGGCCTTCTGGCGCGCGCTGATCGTCTATCTGGAGTTGAAGGTCGTGCTCGACAGCGAGCAAATGCTTTACGGCGTCGGCGGCCGCACCGCGATCGGCATCCGCACAGGCAGCCCCGAAAATGCCGGCAAGCGCTTCGACCAGGGTGCGCCGGGGCTGCATCATGCCTGCTTCCGCATGCGCGACCGCGCGGCGGTCGACCGGGTTCACGCCTTCCTTGCGGATCGTGACGATATTCGCATCGTCCATGATCCGCAGGAAGAGCCCTGGGCGCCCGGCTATTATTCGGTGCTATTCGAGGACCCCGACGGCATTCGCATCGAGTTCAACCATGTGCCCGGCATCGGTCTGCTTGCGGACGGTGAGCAGATCGGCGCGGCGAACGCCTTCGACTAA
- a CDS encoding MerC domain-containing protein, which yields MTQVASHAPVLTRLGALVRAARDSRPLTSLSGDQLAMGLSGLCLVHCLATTIFFASIASVGGVFLENHLFHEIGLIVAIGFALITLVSGVLSHGYMMPFAVGSFGLGMMAGALSRPHDGSEVIATMIGVAVVALGHDLNRRARH from the coding sequence GTGACCCAAGTCGCCAGCCATGCCCCTGTTCTGACGCGTCTCGGCGCGCTGGTCCGGGCTGCGCGCGATTCGCGTCCGTTGACCTCGCTCAGCGGCGACCAGCTCGCGATGGGCCTGTCGGGACTCTGCCTCGTCCACTGCCTTGCGACGACGATTTTCTTTGCCTCGATCGCCTCGGTTGGCGGCGTGTTCCTCGAAAACCACCTGTTCCACGAGATTGGGCTGATCGTTGCGATCGGCTTTGCGCTGATCACGCTCGTCTCAGGCGTCCTCAGCCATGGCTATATGATGCCCTTCGCGGTCGGCAGTTTCGGCCTCGGCATGATGGCCGGCGCGCTGTCGCGGCCGCACGACGGCAGCGAAGTGATCGCGACGATGATCGGCGTCGCGGTCGTCGCGCTGGGCCACGACCTCAACCGCCGCGCGCGGCACTGA
- a CDS encoding TraB/GumN family protein: MRGFGVLLGAAVMLAPVTALADEPGANDEIVVTARRSGAPMWTIQTRAGVVILVGEIAAVPKATPWRPERLEGATDRAQRVILGTKAKVSPGDILRLIFKGGGLTKLPKGRVAADYLNADQMKRLHALETRFDQDYARSNFLMTAFDLLSKRLAFNKDSADDASDVVRKAARQSKIPTQPVGEVRGEDMLDNLFAAAPETHIPCLEAAMAAAEADGDVVIARGRAWTEFDVPAVMASPLEEALGRCWPWTNDSFGPELRQTWVGAIRDATGQPGVTLAVVPLRILAEKDGVLDRLKAQGLPISGPAW; this comes from the coding sequence ATGCGCGGGTTCGGGGTTCTGTTGGGCGCCGCGGTCATGCTGGCGCCGGTCACCGCGCTGGCGGACGAACCCGGTGCCAATGACGAAATTGTCGTCACCGCGCGTCGTTCGGGCGCGCCGATGTGGACGATCCAGACGCGCGCGGGCGTTGTCATCCTCGTCGGCGAGATTGCGGCGGTACCGAAAGCAACGCCGTGGCGTCCCGAGCGGCTGGAGGGCGCGACCGACCGCGCGCAGCGCGTCATCCTCGGCACCAAGGCGAAGGTATCGCCGGGCGATATCCTGCGGCTGATCTTCAAGGGTGGCGGGCTGACCAAATTGCCGAAGGGGCGCGTCGCCGCCGATTATCTGAATGCCGATCAGATGAAGCGCCTTCACGCGCTCGAAACCCGGTTCGATCAGGACTACGCCCGTTCGAATTTCCTGATGACGGCATTCGACCTGCTGTCGAAGCGCCTCGCCTTCAACAAGGACAGCGCCGACGATGCCTCCGATGTCGTGCGCAAGGCGGCGCGGCAATCGAAGATTCCGACCCAGCCCGTCGGCGAGGTGCGCGGCGAGGATATGCTCGACAATCTGTTTGCGGCGGCGCCCGAGACGCATATCCCGTGCCTTGAAGCCGCGATGGCGGCGGCCGAGGCGGACGGCGATGTGGTGATCGCGCGCGGGCGCGCGTGGACCGAATTCGACGTGCCCGCGGTGATGGCGAGCCCGCTTGAGGAGGCGCTGGGGCGCTGCTGGCCGTGGACGAACGACAGCTTCGGTCCCGAGCTGCGCCAGACATGGGTCGGTGCGATCCGCGACGCGACCGGGCAACCCGGCGTGACGCTGGCGGTCGTTCCGCTGCGCATATTGGCCGAAAAGGACGGCGTGCTCGATCGGCTCAAGGCGCAGGGGCTGCCGATCAGCGGCCCGGCCTGGTAG
- a CDS encoding Crp/Fnr family transcriptional regulator, producing MSSSSIFYPAAEKLKRLERLSQDDVDAFLALPHRLKWLDLGGYIVREDDRIEYCCVLLEGIAIRHKVTNGGNRQIVSIQIPGDFVDLQNSLLDIADHSVQTLTKAHVALIPVTAIEMLIAQRPAVGRALWRDTLIDAAIFREWIVNVGRRDAASRIAHLLCELAVRLAFAGMAKDHCYKMPLTQEQLADAVGLTPIHVNRTLRDLERQQLIRRDKRTMCILDWSALEELGDFNDRYLHPNLTQDPVDVQA from the coding sequence TTGTCGTCATCGTCGATCTTTTACCCTGCCGCCGAAAAGCTGAAGCGGCTCGAACGTTTGTCGCAGGATGACGTCGACGCGTTCCTCGCCTTGCCGCATCGCCTGAAATGGCTCGATCTTGGCGGCTATATCGTGCGCGAGGATGACCGGATCGAGTATTGCTGCGTGTTGCTGGAAGGGATCGCGATCCGGCACAAGGTCACCAACGGCGGCAATCGCCAGATCGTCTCGATCCAGATTCCGGGCGATTTTGTGGATTTGCAAAATTCGCTTCTCGATATCGCCGATCACAGCGTCCAGACGCTGACCAAGGCGCATGTCGCGCTGATCCCGGTGACCGCCATCGAGATGCTGATCGCGCAGCGCCCGGCTGTCGGGCGCGCCTTGTGGCGCGACACATTGATCGACGCGGCGATTTTTCGCGAATGGATCGTCAACGTCGGCCGCCGCGACGCCGCGTCGCGCATCGCGCACCTGCTTTGCGAATTGGCGGTGCGGCTCGCCTTTGCGGGCATGGCGAAGGATCATTGCTACAAGATGCCGCTGACGCAGGAGCAGCTCGCCGACGCGGTGGGATTGACCCCGATCCACGTCAACCGCACGCTACGCGATCTCGAACGCCAGCAATTGATCAGGCGCGACAAGCGCACGATGTGCATTCTCGATTGGTCGGCTTTGGAGGAATTGGGCGATTTCAACGATCGCTATCTGCACCCCAATCTGACCCAGGATCCCGTCGACGTACAGGCTTGA
- a CDS encoding fumarate hydratase, whose protein sequence is MNTVIIREDDLIETIADALQYISYFHPMDYIRALGAAYEREVSPAAKDAMAQILSNSRMCAEGHRPICQDTGIVTVFIKWGMDCRLDSPRSLQQVVDEGVRKAYLHPENKLRASILADPAFSRVNTKDNTPSVLNVEMVPGAKVVIDVAAKGGGSENKSKFKMMNPSDSIVDWVLEMVPQMGAGWCPPGMLGIGIGGTAEKAMLLAKQSLMDPIDMTELLARGPSNPTEELRIELYEKVNALGIGAQGLGGLATVLDVKINDWPTHAASKPVAMIPNCAATRHAHVTLDGSGPAFLEPPVLADYPQIDWAPDKAAIRVDLDNLTPEVVASWKQGDRLLLNGKMLTGRDAAHKRIADMLAKGEDLPVEFKGRVIYYVGPVDPVGEEIVGPAGPTTATRMDKFMDMMLDQGLLACVGKAERGPAATQAIAKHKSAYLMAVGGAAYLVARAIKGSKVVGFADLGMEAIYEFEVSDFPVTVAVDSDGQNVHVNAPKLWQKRIADEGLLEKA, encoded by the coding sequence ATGAACACCGTGATCATCCGCGAAGACGACCTCATCGAAACGATCGCCGACGCGCTCCAGTACATCAGCTATTTCCATCCGATGGACTATATCCGCGCATTGGGCGCCGCGTACGAACGCGAAGTCTCGCCCGCCGCGAAGGACGCGATGGCGCAGATCCTCTCGAACAGCCGCATGTGCGCCGAAGGGCACCGCCCGATCTGTCAGGATACGGGCATCGTCACCGTCTTCATCAAATGGGGCATGGACTGCCGCCTCGACAGCCCGCGCAGCCTGCAACAGGTCGTCGACGAGGGCGTGCGCAAGGCCTATCTCCACCCCGAGAACAAGCTGCGCGCCTCGATCCTTGCCGACCCCGCGTTCAGCCGCGTCAACACCAAGGACAACACCCCCTCGGTCCTCAATGTCGAAATGGTCCCCGGCGCCAAGGTCGTGATCGACGTCGCGGCGAAGGGCGGCGGCAGCGAGAATAAGTCGAAGTTCAAGATGATGAACCCGTCGGATTCGATCGTCGACTGGGTGCTCGAAATGGTACCGCAGATGGGCGCCGGCTGGTGCCCGCCGGGCATGCTCGGCATCGGCATCGGCGGCACCGCCGAAAAGGCGATGCTGCTGGCGAAACAGTCGCTGATGGACCCGATCGACATGACCGAACTGCTCGCGCGCGGTCCGTCGAACCCGACCGAGGAGCTGCGTATCGAGCTCTATGAAAAGGTCAATGCGCTCGGCATCGGCGCGCAGGGATTGGGCGGCCTCGCGACCGTGCTCGACGTCAAGATCAATGACTGGCCGACGCACGCCGCGTCGAAACCCGTCGCGATGATCCCGAACTGCGCCGCGACGCGCCACGCGCATGTGACGCTCGACGGCAGCGGCCCGGCCTTCCTCGAGCCGCCGGTGCTTGCCGACTATCCGCAGATCGACTGGGCGCCCGACAAAGCGGCGATCCGCGTCGACCTCGACAATCTGACCCCCGAAGTCGTCGCCAGCTGGAAACAGGGCGACCGCCTGCTCCTCAACGGCAAGATGCTGACCGGCCGCGACGCCGCGCACAAGCGCATCGCCGACATGCTGGCGAAGGGCGAAGATCTGCCCGTCGAGTTCAAGGGCCGCGTCATCTATTATGTCGGCCCGGTCGATCCGGTGGGAGAAGAAATCGTCGGCCCCGCCGGCCCGACGACCGCGACGCGCATGGACAAGTTCATGGACATGATGCTCGATCAGGGCCTGCTCGCCTGTGTCGGCAAGGCCGAACGCGGCCCCGCGGCGACGCAGGCGATCGCCAAGCACAAGAGCGCCTATCTGATGGCGGTCGGCGGCGCCGCCTATCTCGTCGCGCGCGCGATCAAGGGCAGCAAGGTCGTCGGTTTCGCCGACCTCGGCATGGAAGCGATCTACGAATTCGAGGTCAGCGATTTCCCCGTCACGGTCGCGGTCGACAGCGACGGCCAGAATGTCCACGTCAACGCGCCGAAGCTGTGGCAGAAGCGGATCGCCGACGAGGGATTGCTCGAAAAGGCATAA
- a CDS encoding Fur family transcriptional regulator, with protein sequence MGKHDHPHVEASGASLAKAAQTALEGAGEAWTDMRAEIFDAVAEIGKPASAYEIADIVSQKRGKRVAPNSVYRILDLFVANNLVRRVESANAFVANSHPGCLHDCIFLICDSCGTAVHVDNDKISGGVRAAAEATGFAAERPVIEVRGKCAECQ encoded by the coding sequence ATGGGCAAGCATGATCATCCGCACGTCGAGGCCAGCGGTGCCTCGCTCGCCAAGGCGGCGCAAACCGCGCTCGAAGGCGCGGGCGAAGCGTGGACCGACATGCGCGCCGAGATTTTCGACGCGGTCGCCGAAATCGGCAAGCCCGCCAGCGCCTATGAAATCGCCGACATCGTCTCGCAGAAGCGCGGCAAGCGCGTCGCGCCGAACAGCGTGTACCGCATCCTCGACCTGTTCGTTGCGAACAACCTCGTCCGCCGCGTCGAGAGCGCCAACGCCTTTGTCGCGAACAGCCATCCCGGCTGTCTCCACGACTGCATTTTCCTGATCTGCGACAGCTGCGGCACCGCTGTGCATGTCGATAACGACAAGATTTCGGGCGGCGTGCGTGCCGCCGCCGAAGCGACGGGCTTCGCCGCCGAGCGCCCGGTGATCGAGGTGCGCGGCAAATGCGCCGAGTGCCAATAA